From a single Lewinella sp. LCG006 genomic region:
- the rpiA gene encoding ribose-5-phosphate isomerase RpiA codes for MSNTITEKKNAALKAVEQVQSGMILGLGTGSTAYFAIEAIGEQWQAGTLTDIQAIPTSEATAKQASSYGIPLLELADVDRIDLTIDGADEFDPQLRLIKGGGGALFREKLVAFASDKMLIISDASKEVQYLGAFPLPVEVLPKAIRLVQRVLTEKNCQPVLRKQKDGSPYLTDNQNYILDCHLGKIDNPEQLDLMLHLVPGIVETGLFLGLATQVIVGQGDDVKVFE; via the coding sequence ATGAGTAATACAATAACAGAGAAGAAAAATGCAGCCCTCAAAGCGGTGGAGCAGGTACAGTCGGGGATGATCTTGGGCTTGGGTACTGGCAGTACCGCTTATTTCGCTATTGAAGCCATAGGTGAGCAATGGCAGGCGGGAACCCTCACCGATATCCAAGCTATCCCTACTTCGGAGGCAACGGCTAAGCAGGCCAGCAGCTATGGGATTCCTTTGTTGGAATTGGCCGATGTCGATCGCATTGACCTGACCATTGATGGCGCGGATGAATTCGACCCCCAGCTCCGGCTGATTAAAGGCGGCGGCGGTGCCCTCTTTCGGGAAAAGCTGGTAGCTTTTGCTTCCGACAAAATGCTGATCATTTCGGATGCCTCCAAAGAAGTACAATATCTCGGGGCTTTCCCCTTGCCGGTAGAAGTGCTACCGAAGGCCATTCGCCTTGTGCAGCGCGTGCTGACCGAGAAAAACTGTCAGCCTGTTCTGCGCAAGCAAAAGGATGGCTCGCCTTACCTAACGGATAATCAAAACTACATCCTTGATTGCCATCTGGGAAAAATTGACAATCCTGAACAGCTGGATTTGATGCTACACCTGGTGCCTGGTATCGTAGAGACGGGCCTATTCCTTGGTTTGGCTACCCAGGTCATTGTAGGGCAGGGTGATGATGTGAAAGTGTTTGAGTAG
- a CDS encoding class I SAM-dependent methyltransferase encodes MKKWYLKAIVQKIISFLPFRNQINFFFQKYVTKGVELHEEHFFNKYGHLLDHLEHFTKATGKDKLDGITCLELGTGWYPIIPIGYFLKGAGKIYSVDISAHLTTATLLRCLEEIDRHQKRFLAGLGTIDSERWQLLQNIRQQATLATPLSTLCEQLNFIPIVKDVRELALPEENILLLSSNNTYEHIYPQVLGGIVAKLWSLTAPGGVMSHFIDMSDHFAHMDKSITIYNFLRFSEQQWQWIDNPIQPQNRWRLARYRELYEELNIPYSEEKIRAGNLHEVQQLALAPPYSTMQVEEVAISHAYLVSQRPA; translated from the coding sequence ATGAAGAAGTGGTACCTCAAGGCCATTGTCCAAAAAATTATTTCTTTTCTTCCTTTTCGGAACCAGATCAACTTCTTCTTCCAGAAGTACGTCACCAAGGGTGTGGAGCTGCACGAGGAGCACTTTTTCAATAAGTACGGGCACTTACTAGATCACTTGGAGCACTTCACCAAGGCCACTGGCAAAGACAAGCTCGACGGTATAACCTGTCTGGAATTGGGTACAGGCTGGTATCCCATCATTCCTATTGGTTACTTCCTCAAGGGTGCCGGTAAAATTTACAGCGTAGACATCTCCGCTCACCTTACCACCGCTACCCTATTGCGCTGTCTGGAAGAAATAGATCGCCACCAGAAACGTTTTCTCGCTGGCTTGGGAACTATTGATTCCGAACGTTGGCAACTACTACAAAACATCCGCCAGCAAGCTACCCTCGCCACCCCTCTGAGCACGCTTTGTGAGCAGTTGAATTTCATTCCTATCGTCAAAGATGTTCGTGAACTGGCACTACCAGAAGAAAACATCTTGCTGCTTTCCTCCAATAATACTTACGAACACATTTACCCGCAGGTACTGGGAGGCATTGTCGCAAAACTTTGGAGCCTGACGGCTCCTGGCGGCGTGATGAGCCATTTTATTGATATGTCCGATCATTTTGCACACATGGACAAGAGCATTACGATCTACAATTTCCTTCGTTTTTCAGAGCAACAATGGCAGTGGATCGACAACCCTATCCAACCACAAAACCGATGGCGATTAGCCCGTTACCGTGAACTCTACGAGGAGTTGAATATTCCTTATTCAGAAGAAAAAATTCGGGCGGGAAATCTTCACGAGGTACAGCAACTAGCCTTGGCTCCCCCCTATTCTACTATGCAAGTAGAAGAAGTTGCCATCAGCCACGCTTACCTGGTGAGTCAGCGGCCAGCATAA
- a CDS encoding DUF2911 domain-containing protein, whose protein sequence is MKIVVSLLSSFVLFAVLIVSCDTSQAPPTTVEEKEPLAFNAPQPEYTVTVTEAELASPRKELKGQLNGVNITIDYGSPSTKGRAIWGSLVPYGEVWRTGANEATRFTIDKTVLVGEAELAAGTYSLFTIPTEKEWEIIFNKVVDQWGAYEYDNTKDVLRVPAQPVSVDSSSTTLEFRLAPGKIVMQWDKLILPIPLTEA, encoded by the coding sequence ATGAAAATCGTCGTTTCCCTGTTGTCTTCCTTCGTTTTATTTGCGGTATTGATTGTTTCGTGTGATACCTCTCAGGCACCGCCTACGACTGTGGAAGAAAAGGAGCCCCTGGCTTTTAATGCTCCTCAGCCAGAGTATACGGTCACTGTTACGGAAGCAGAACTGGCGAGTCCTCGTAAAGAACTAAAAGGCCAACTTAACGGCGTCAATATTACGATCGATTACGGTAGCCCTTCCACCAAGGGGCGTGCTATCTGGGGTTCGCTTGTCCCTTACGGCGAAGTATGGCGTACCGGGGCCAATGAAGCAACACGTTTCACCATCGACAAAACGGTATTGGTAGGTGAGGCTGAACTAGCTGCTGGCACCTACAGCCTGTTTACCATACCCACCGAAAAAGAATGGGAAATTATCTTCAACAAGGTAGTGGACCAGTGGGGCGCTTATGAATATGACAATACGAAAGACGTACTGAGAGTACCCGCCCAGCCCGTAAGTGTAGATTCTAGCAGCACTACCCTCGAATTCCGACTAGCACCAGGAAAAATCGTCATGCAGTGGGATAAGCTGATCTTGCCTATTCCGCTTACGGAAGCGTAA